Genomic DNA from Ruminococcus sp. OA3:
ATGCTTCCTACTACTCCTATTTTTTTCATATTTCTTCTCTCTTTCTCAACGTTGTTTCCCGCTCAATCAATTCCACTTCAAAATGGTATCTGATATCCGTCTTTTTTCCTTCAATATGATCAATCAATACCCTCGCCGAAGTTTCACCCATCCTGGAGATCGGCTGCGCGATTGTCGTAAGCTCCGGCGTCATAAGCTCGCTCAGGTTAATATTATCGTATCCGATAATCTGTATATCATCCGGCACCCGATAACCCTTTTTTCTCAAAACCTTGTAGACGGAAATTGCGACCATATCATTTCCGGCAATAATACCGTCCACTTCGGGATATCTCTTTAGCAGCTCCTCAGTCATATTAATACCCTCCTGGAAACTGTACTTACAGTCCACAAAACGTGGAACAACATCATACCTGCTGCACATGGCCAGGTAGCCTTCAAAACGTTTCCTTGCACTGGACAGCGCCTGATCGCCTCTCATATTGACGATATGACGGCAGCCACATTTCACCAGATGCTCCATGGCGAGACGTCCGCCCTGGTAATGATCTGACTGGATATACGCGATCTGGTTCTTCGCCTTTACCTCACGGTCGAGTATGACAACAGGAACCCGGCACTGTTCCACGCTTTCCTTGATGCCGTCCTGATTCGTCAGCAGTATGATCCCATCCGCATTCATTCTGCTCAGCAGATCGATATTTGTTTTCTCTTTTTCCAGGTCATTATTAGAATTACAGAGCATCAGGCGGTACCCTCTGTGATAGCTTTCCTCCTCAATGGCACGTGCCATCTCATTAAAAAATGGATTCTGGATGTTCGGGAGTATTACACCGATAATTCTGGCTGATTTTTTGTATAAGGTCCTTGCTGTCTCGTTCGGTCTGAAACCGGTTTCTTTTATCACCTTCAAAACTCTCTGCTTCTTCTCGTCGTCAACATTAGCCGTCCCATTCATTACTCTTGATACTGTTGAAGGAGAAACCCCCGCCATCTTAGCAACATCTCTGATACTTATCATTGTTTCACCTCATTTCTTTTTTTGAAACCCGTTTCAAGTTGGTTTTATTATAATCATTTTACAAAAACATGTCAATAAAAATCAGCGTTTTCGTGCTTGTGAACAAATTTCCAGCGAATTGCTATTTTTTTCCGCCCTTCCTTTGTCTATTATCCACAAAACTACTTTACACCGTTAAAAAAAGACCCGCCAGAGACATTCTTAACCTGGTCTCTGGGGGGCCTTACCTTCAATACATATTCTTCTAATTTGTTACTCCTCGGATGGATCGATATCAATAAGGACCTTCATTGATGTCTCACGATTTCTGTCTATATACTCATAAGCATCCAGATACCGGTCAAACGGAAAATGCTGACTCATCAATAGCTTCAGTTTGATCTTCCCCTCGCTAACCAGACGAATCGCATCTGCATAATCATCATGCCTGTACATCATCGTTGTATTTAAATCCAGTTCATGATCGTTCAGTACCGCCAGATCCACATTTGCCATCTTCCCAAATACAGCCACCAGGATAATCACACTTCCTTTTCTGGCGTACTTGATGGCCTGTCCCATGGTAATGTCATTTCCTGCGCAGTCATAGATCACATCTGCCTTATCAGGCCCAAAGCATTCCGACATGGCTTCTCCAAAGTCTTTGTGCTGTGTATTTACGGCAAACGTGGCGCCGGCCATTTTCGCCAGTTCGAGACGATGATCTGAAACATCCGTGATCAGCACCCTGGATGCACCAAGTGCCTTCACCGTCTGTGCTAAAAGATTTCCTATTGTCCCCGCACCTAAGATCGCCACGTCTTTACCATTTAAATCGCCAAACCGTTTTGCCGCATGTACCGTTACAGCCAGCGGTTCAATCATGGCGCCTTCATTAAAAGTCATATGATCCGGAAGCGGTGTTACCTTTGATGCATCCACGGCAAAATATTCACTTGCCACACCTGTCGTCTGAAAACCCATGACCTTCAGGTCTTCACATAAATTATACTTTCCGTGCAGACAGGGGTAGCACTTCCCGCAGTATACCTGAGGTTCAATTGTCACCTTCTGTCCTTCCGTAAAACCAGTAACCCCCGAACCACATTTTACAACCTTCGCAGACATTTCATGTCCCTGGGTCACAGGATAGCTGGTGAAAGGGTGGGTGCCATGATAAACATGAATGTCACTCCCGCATACACCCAGCTTCATAACTTTTACCAGAATCTGATCCTCTCCGGGTTCAGGAACCGGCACTCTTTTGTATTCTATTGTCTTTGGAGCAGTCATTACCTGCTGAATGATAGTATTCATATTAACCTCCCATGCCGCACTTGCTGCGGCTCTGATCAGGGATAGGTGAAAGTTTTCTTTCAGCCTTCTGTCCCCCATTCCCTTCCAGGAACAGAGAGCGCTCACATACAGCTACACGACAGTTGAGAAAAACTGGTGAATCAGTTTAAATGCCACACCGTAAGCCGATGCCTCCCAGCGATACTTGCCGCAGTGGATAAACAGGGCATCCTGATCTAAATAATCATACTGCATCGTAAGCTGCCGCAGACTGGAAAGGTATTTTTCCATATATCCTCCTACATGACCGCCCACAATGATTTCGCAGTCATTCAGCATTCGTATATTAGAGATGACAATGGAAAGATTTTTCAGGTAATGATCCCATATCCGTTGATTCTCTTCATTCCCGCTCTCAAGCAGCGAAAAGAATTCCTGAAGGTTTCCATCTCCCAATACCTTGGCAGAGCAGTAGCTGTCAACACACCCTTTTTTTCCACAATAGCAGGTCTTGCCATCCGGAATAAAAATCATATGACCAATCTCTGAACTCTTGTTATTGATACCGCCGTATGGTTTGCCATTTACACTGAAAGCACCTCCGACAGTAGCATTCAATGATAAATAAAAGGCTGTACCGGTTCTAAAACGTTTTTCAGATAAGGCCGCTGCATTTCCATCGTTTTCAAAGATTACCGGATAAGGCAGTGCATTTTCCAGGTCCATCAGACTGTAATTTTCCAGTTGGAACGCATGGGATTTTCGAATGATCCGATTGCCGTTATCCAACACCCCTGGCAGAGAAATCCCGATTCCAAGTATTTTTTCCCTGTCGATTACATTCCTTGAAACAAACTCTTCGACCTTCTTGCCAAACAGTCTATAATATGTATACGTCGGCTCAAAGTTAAACCTTATACGCTCTTTGTTAAGAAGAACTCCATCTAATCCTACCAGAACCATTTCCAGATGATGATTCGTTATGTTAAGACCAATCGCCAGCCTGGAATCCCTTACGATGGAAATAATCTTCGCTTTACGCCCTCCGCTCGACTCTGACTGCCCGATTTCGGCAATCAAACCACTTTCTTTTAATTCTTTGATTTTTTGCAGTACGGTTGGCAGACTGAAACCGCATTCCTGAATAATATCATTTCGGGTAACTTCTCCTCTGTCTGATATATATTCAATAATGGTACTTTTTATAGCCTTGGTAGTATCCTCACGAAATTGTTTTGCCATGTTTTATTCCCTGTTTTATCCCCTGATTTATCTCCTGATACCACGAATTGCTCTGCACTTCGTGTTTTTCGGGTCCAAAATCATGTATTGCCATACAGGCATGGCACACACAACCATTTGACCTCAGTATCAAAAATTTTTAATTTTAGCTTAGCACAAACACGGTTTTCCGTCAATCAAACTACTTTTTATACGGGATGATTCCGCCAAATACATCGTCATCTTCCGGTTTGCCTGCAACGTGCTCTAAAAACCTGTTTAATGCACTGCGCCAGAAGACCCAGTCATGAATGCCTTCCCATGTCTCATATACCACATCCAGATGACACTTGCACAGCA
This window encodes:
- a CDS encoding alcohol dehydrogenase catalytic domain-containing protein; translated protein: MIQQVMTAPKTIEYKRVPVPEPGEDQILVKVMKLGVCGSDIHVYHGTHPFTSYPVTQGHEMSAKVVKCGSGVTGFTEGQKVTIEPQVYCGKCYPCLHGKYNLCEDLKVMGFQTTGVASEYFAVDASKVTPLPDHMTFNEGAMIEPLAVTVHAAKRFGDLNGKDVAILGAGTIGNLLAQTVKALGASRVLITDVSDHRLELAKMAGATFAVNTQHKDFGEAMSECFGPDKADVIYDCAGNDITMGQAIKYARKGSVIILVAVFGKMANVDLAVLNDHELDLNTTMMYRHDDYADAIRLVSEGKIKLKLLMSQHFPFDRYLDAYEYIDRNRETSMKVLIDIDPSEE
- a CDS encoding LacI family DNA-binding transcriptional regulator produces the protein MISIRDVAKMAGVSPSTVSRVMNGTANVDDEKKQRVLKVIKETGFRPNETARTLYKKSARIIGVILPNIQNPFFNEMARAIEEESYHRGYRLMLCNSNNDLEKEKTNIDLLSRMNADGIILLTNQDGIKESVEQCRVPVVILDREVKAKNQIAYIQSDHYQGGRLAMEHLVKCGCRHIVNMRGDQALSSARKRFEGYLAMCSRYDVVPRFVDCKYSFQEGINMTEELLKRYPEVDGIIAGNDMVAISVYKVLRKKGYRVPDDIQIIGYDNINLSELMTPELTTIAQPISRMGETSARVLIDHIEGKKTDIRYHFEVELIERETTLRKREEI
- a CDS encoding ROK family transcriptional regulator; protein product: MAKQFREDTTKAIKSTIIEYISDRGEVTRNDIIQECGFSLPTVLQKIKELKESGLIAEIGQSESSGGRKAKIISIVRDSRLAIGLNITNHHLEMVLVGLDGVLLNKERIRFNFEPTYTYYRLFGKKVEEFVSRNVIDREKILGIGISLPGVLDNGNRIIRKSHAFQLENYSLMDLENALPYPVIFENDGNAAALSEKRFRTGTAFYLSLNATVGGAFSVNGKPYGGINNKSSEIGHMIFIPDGKTCYCGKKGCVDSYCSAKVLGDGNLQEFFSLLESGNEENQRIWDHYLKNLSIVISNIRMLNDCEIIVGGHVGGYMEKYLSSLRQLTMQYDYLDQDALFIHCGKYRWEASAYGVAFKLIHQFFSTVV